Within the Maribacter sp. BPC-D8 genome, the region AAGGTCTATCATCAATTTGAATATTGGGACTAACAAAATCGCTAGGAGTGTAGCCAATATGTTCTAATGCTAATCCGTAAGTGAAGTGATTAGCTTTTGGCTTGATGAAAATATAATTTACTGGATTCTTGGCTAAGCCATTATTCGCGTATTCAAAACTGTAACCTTGCGTGTAATTTTTATCTGATGCAGCGAAAAAATCATTGTCATAATTAAACCGGAAATAGTTTTCGCTACCCATATCTCTAAAGGAGGCTAGATGGTCTATTTTTTGACTTAAAAGAACCGTTGGTAATACGAATAGAATTAGAATGTAATATTTCATCACACTACTTACGATGAAATTTTATGAAGGTTTTATTTGTTTGGGTGTTAAATGAATTCAGCGATTTTACATCATATCATAATTTAAATAACAAGGGTTTAGTAATTGATTCCCAGATCAGAAAGATTTGTTTGACCTTAGTTAAGTAACTTGTTGATACTTGATTTTAGGAATCAGTTGTATCCACTCTAGAAAGTAAATGTTTTGAAAAACAACTAAAGCTCCTTCTTCATCATCCCAATGGTGAAATAGCCTAACAAAGCGATTACAACACCAATAATAACCCACAGCCACCATTTATTTTCGAAAATAGGATTGATTGTCTCAATTTCTGGTTTAGGTATTTCTACTACGCTCCCAAAATCTAGTTTTGTAATATTTTCTGGTAAAGAAATCGTAGTTTTTGATATATCGTAATTGGGGAAATTGTCATACGGCTTGCCGTAAACTAAAAAATAGTTAGCTGGTTCTGTAAAACGGGTGGTCAGCGTATGCAGGTATCCTTTAAGTTTTACATCTGATATTTTTAAAGCCTGATTATCATTGTTTAAAATAATAACACGGAGTCTTTGTGCTAGCGTACCAGGTAATTGAAAACTATTATCTTCCATTGAAGATAGAGTCTTTGTAGCTAAAGGACTGTAATTTTGATAATAACCTTTTTCGGTCTTTACACTATCAACCAAATACTGAATAGAAATTGATCTGTAGTAATCGATTTTATCATCAACGGTCAGTTCTAGTAAATTTAGAGGTACACGATTTTTTAAATCGATATCTATAATGGTCTTCTTATCTTCTTGAGAAACGGTAAAAGACTGTACATCGTAATTGCGATATTCGGCAGGCTTTTTAGCCTTTTTAAAAATACTTACAGATGCTATATTTGGTTTGTCTTTACTTTTTATTAATACTCTATAAAATCTAAAGCTTGCATCAGGAAACTTCAACGTGGTAAACGAATAATTTGTCTGGTCATTATTAATAGATAAAATGCGATAGTCTTCTAGAATAGTGTACCACTGTTTCATATGTCGACTACCTTCAAGCGTAATTTCCCAATTGAAATTGGGATCTTCTATGTTTAGTAGAATCTCATTAATAGTTTCTTTCTGTGGAATCTCATAGGTGTAGAAATAACCTTTTGAATTATTGACACTATTAAATAGATTGAATGATATCTGAGAATTTGCATCTTCTGCTTTTGACACTTTTTGAAGGTACGGAGCTTCAATAGTGTCATTTTTTGTAATGCCATAAATACGAATATCGCTCAAGTTTGAATTTACATCTTCAAACACCTCATTTGGTAATTCGATGTTATGCCAAAGGCTATCTATACCTTTTAATTCTATTTTTTTAGAATAAGAATTCATCTGTCCGAAACAAATTGAAATCGTTAAAAAGGCAAGAATTGTTAAAAAGCTATTGTTCAGTCTCATCTGAAATAATGTATTTGTATTTGTTGTAAAGAAATGAAATAATCAATAATAAGACACCTAATGATACGAATACGATTGTCTTAGAAATAGTATTCAATGATGAAATATCATAGAAGAACAACTTAATTAATGTAATGGAGAATAGTATAATAGCACCAATTCGCAGGTATTTTTTCTTTTTCCAAATACCTAAAGCGATAAGTAGTAAAGCGTAAACACCCCATAGAATACTAAGTCCTAATTTATAAGATTGTTCAGACCCAGATATATCCATCCAATTTAGCAGTTCGCTACTTGTTACCCATATAATTGCGGTATGCATTAAAATTTCAAATGGCATTTTAGAATTGAATTTTAAATACTCTTGTTGTGCCAATTTATAAATGGCGAGTAATAGAAATGCCAGAAATGCAAATGAAATATAGCGCATGTAAATATTATATGCTCCTACATTGTAAAATTCTGAAAGCTGCTGCGAAAGATAATTTTCACGTAGTTCGCTTAAGGTGTAAAGTCCGTTTGTAAGGAACAATAAAGTTGCTAAAAGCGCAGCGCCTAGGGCAACTATTCCTAAAACCTTGTTTTTAATTTTTATAATATTTATAAAGCTTAAAACGCTAATGAAAAACATGGTATACAATGTTAGCCAAAGATCTTCAAGATCTTTAAGGTTATAATTATATTCAGGGTATTCGCCAGAAGTACTCGATATGTCTATTTTGGATAACTGAAAGGAATTGTTCCAATACTGTTCAATTTCAAGAAAGAAGGCAAAGTAGAGTGTACCTACAAATAAAGCAGGAATACCAAATGTCATTATTTTTTGAGCTACTGAAGGTTTGCTAGTGTCGAATTTTATTTGAATCCAATTCATGAATCCGAAGACTGCTGCGCAAAGTATCGAGGTCATGAAGGTAGTATTTAATAATAAGCTCCATTCATCTGCGGTATTCATATACGAGTAGCTTGCTGCCCAATCCATCGTTAAACTTAAAAATGCTAGGCAAACCAATATATATGAAAGGTATTCATAGAATTTGACTTTTTTGGTGCGCCCGATCCAAAATAGTAGCGCGGCTTCGAAAGCCCAAAATAGTGTTACCCAATTGCCATCTAATTGTACAGGTACGGCTATAGTAATAAATGTAAGTACAAACCCAGATGTCAAAAAGAATAGCTTTCGATCAGCTAATTTTCTTTTGAAGATAATTACCGTTATTACAAAATGAATAAGTGCATTCAATAGGGTGAATAAACCTAGATAAAACTCTCCGCCTTCATAATCATAGAGCCAGGCAATACCAAAGCCGTAAAATATGAACGAATTTAGCATAATCAGAATAATATCTGCAACTTGAAATTTTTCAGATTTTATCAATTTAAACGCTAAAAACGTAGCGTAGAACAATGTGAAAAATAGCGTTAAAAAGCCAAAACCAATAGAGAAATCTTCATCGTAACTAGAGAAAGAATACCAAGACCCATAAATAAGCCAGGTGAATGCAAAGGCTACGTAGTAAAGTGCTTTCCAATATTTTTTAAAAGAAATAACTAAGAGACCGATATTAATTAAGGCGATATAACTAAATAGTGCAGTAACATTGCCAGAATCATTACTTAAAAGAAAAGGTACGGCGTAAGCCCCTACTAGACCAATATGAGCAATAATCTGCTTGTTGTAACTTATTGCGGCTACGACCCCGAAAACAGTAAATAATAGCATAATACCAAACGCTACCATCTGCGGAAATAACCCATAAAGATCGTAAGCGATATAGGTTAAGAAATATAGAATAGCCAAAGCGCCACTAACTAGAACTGCGCTGTAGCTTAGGTATTTTGCTTTTAGCTTAAATCCGAATCCTAATAGACCAATACCTACCAAATACCCAAGTATAATTCTGGTTAGCGGACTAATTAAGTTGTTTTCGATAGAATACTTTGCACCAATTCCAACCCCGATTACCGTAATAAGAATCCCAATTTTATTAATAAGATTTTCGCCAATAAATTTCTCAAGATTAGATTTACCTTTTGGTAATTTTATTTTCTTTTCAGAAATGGTTTTAGGTTCTTCTTGTACAGAAGCAAATTCTATTGGAGTAGGAGCGGGAGTTTCAATTTCTACGGCTCTTTCGATTATTGCAGCCTCTTTTTCAATACTTACTTCTTGAGGTTTAGTTGTTTGGTCGGTAGTATCTTCGTTGAATTTTATCGCCTGAGTATTTCTGAGAATTTGAATATCTCTGCGAATTTCATTTACCTCAATATTAAAGTCTTGCTGCTTTTTTAAAAGCAGTTCTAACTTTTGCATTAGGTTATTTATTTGGTCTTGATTGTTCGGCATTGATGGTGGTTTTTAACCTAAATGGTTTGGGTCTTCTAGTTTAAACGCAAAAGATGTGAATATGTTGGGGGTAGGTTGGTGTAGCTTTAAAATAAAATATCCCTGAAACGATTTTTGCTATTTCAGGGATATCTAAATAATATGATTTTACGCTATAATCGAGATTTAAATGTTTAGACGCTTTTGTCGAAATTTCAATTAAATTTTCAATTCAATGCTTAGCAGTTTTGTACCGAGGTTATTTACTTTTCAAAATATAAATAAATATACATTGCCGCTCCAAAATTAGAAGTGTCGGTAGAAACCAAACGCCAGCCATTTTTTGCATACTCATCAAGTTTTTCTTGAATTTCTTTATTTGATGACTTCGCTAAATGAAACCTGTCAAAAGTTAGTTTTGAATAGAAAATTAGCGTTTCGACTTTATATTCTTTCATGCTGTTTTCTAGTTAACCATAAATAAAGCGTTAGCGAAAAATAGTTTTCCATTTTCCCAGAAACCTCTAAAAAGCGGATTGTCTACCATGTATATTACTTGACCGCGACCCATATCTTCGGTTCCGAAAATTAAAGTTTCAGCAATTTTTTTCTTTGCTTCGCTACCTGCGAATCCAGATACGGGTATATTGTTGCCTTCGCTTAAATACACTGCACTGCCATTTTCTAAATAGTTATATGATCGTGACCCAAGTTTAAGGGTGAAATAAGTATCGCTGTAGCCATAAGCTAACGGATTTGTATTATCAACCGTTGCTTTAAAAATAGCGCCTGTAATAGCTGATTTGATTTGTTCTCTTTCTGAAATTTCAAAAGATTCTATTCTATTTGAAGAGTCTTTTTTAATTTCTTTTTCTTTAAGAGCGAAGTCTTTATCAGAAGCTGTTATACCGTCAATTGCACCACCCATGGCAATTAATTTTCCACCTTGCTTTACCCAATCTTTAATTTTTTCTTTAATGCTTGTAGACAGAAAACTATTGTATCCCCATCCGTCAGGTAAAATTAATATATCATATTTGGCAAGATCTACACGTGCAAAATAATCTTCGTCTAATACAGAAATAGGGTAGTCTAATTGTTGTTCAAAAAAGTTCCATATTTCTCCAAAGCGAAGGGTAGAAGTAGGTTCGCCAGAAAGTACAGCAATATTCAAATTCTGAATAACATCAACATAACCTGAACCAAAATCTTTACCGCTTTCTACAAAGCCTGTATTGGTAGAAATTAATTCTTTAGCATGGTTGGTAGATGCAGTAGTCAAAATTTCATTGAAGTTTTTCAATTGCTTATTATCACTTTTTGTAATGATCAATGTACCACGCTCATGAGATATACCATCTAAAGTAAAAGGCTTGTGTGCATAACGAACGCGTATTTTGTTACGTAATAATTCAGCTAAAAATTGAGCATCTTTCATGCTATTCCAGTCCGCCAAATAAGCATACTTATTTGCATCTATATTTTTAAGCACAGGCTTTTTAGGTGCAGCAGAAGTACCACTGAAATTACTTTCACTGGCAATAGCATCTAATCCGTAAGCATAAGGTAAAGACCATGCAGTAATATCATAAGTAACAGAATCGCTTAGTTTAGCCATAGGTTCGAAAAGAACTTTTACCAAAGTACTTTTCGGCTGATTTGATGAGATTACCAAACTTTGGTCGGTACTTTTTAAAGATCCTGTTTTTCCGGTTGTATAGCTGTATCCTTTAACCGTGCTATTAGTACCAGCTTGGTATTTTATTTCATGCTTATCTAATAAACTAGCTAAAACTTCTAATTTATCTGGGTTACCATTCAATACATAACTTTTGTATTTGAAATTTTTATTCTGATAAAACTTCTTAAACTCGTCATTTAATTTAGATACATTTTTTGACGCCACTTCTACGGTAGACAAACCAGTAGTTAGATGATGAGAAATTCTATCTTTTAAGGTAAGGGTGTCTCCAATACTGGTAGTAATACCAAGACCACCACGACCTCCGCCACCTTGTTCATAAGTCATACCAATACCACCATTATAGGTAGGGTAGGTGTCACCATAACTTGGGTATAGTAAGTCGAATACTTCTTTTGTAAAATAAAACCATCCGTTTTCATCGAAATACTTAGCGTGGTTTTTACCAATAGTTTCTTGAAATTCTCTTTGAAAATCTGTAATTACTTCATGAAAAGGTTCGGCAGCTGGTGCAAAATAATAAGGGTTGTTGACACCTTGCTCATGAAAATCTACATGCACGTGAGGCAACCATTTATTAAACTGCTTTAAACGTTGCTGACTTTCTACTTGTGTAAGCCACGCCCAATCTCTATTTAGGTCGAACATATAGTGGTTACTACGACCGCTCCACCAATTTTCATGGTGCTCTTTGCTATTAGGATCCACTTGATTCGGTGAGTTTTTAAATTGGTTGTACCAGTTTACATAACGATCTCTACCATCTGGGTTAATACAAGGATCTATTAATACCACTGTGTTTTCTAGATAACTGCTTTTGCTAGTAAATAGGTCATAAATGGTTTGCATAGAGGCTTCTGTACTAACACTTTCATTACCATGAACATTGTAGCTAAGCCATACAATAGCTTTGTCTGGTGAACCTTCTCCATTTAAGGCTTTCATATGCTCTTCTCTAATACTATCAAGGTTTTGCATATTTTCTTTTGTAGAAATGGTTGCCAATATTAGCGGTCTGCGTTCATTGGTTTTACCATATTCAATAAGCGTCATGCGTTGCGGTTCAGCCTCAGCTAAATATTGATAATAATCAACAACCTCATGGTGTCTTGTAAATTGTGTACCTAAGTCATAACCTAAAAATTCTGAAGGAGATTTTAGTTGGGCTAAACTTAAAAGTGGAACAAAAAGTAATGCGTAGCGTAAAATTAGTTTCATATAGTTATTTGTGTTGAGAGTCAGTCAAATCTATTAAAATAAATGCAAAAAGTACCTGATTTAGATTGTATTTTGACGAGTAATCAGGTATTTAATACTAACCGTAATTAACTTATATTTAGGAAATGTAAAACGAAAGGGTTTTATATTTACCAAGTATTTACTTTTTATATGGATATTGATTGTTTACCCTTAGAAAAAACGGGCTATTTTTCGAAATTAATTTGCGATTATACAGCAAAGGATCCCAAGCTTAACACCTTGTACAATAGGTTTCCCGATGTTGACGGATTTAAAGGACAAATTGAAGAGAAAGGGAAGCATTTTACCCAAGCTCAAAGAGATGTGCTGTATTCTTCAATGCAGAATCAGTATAGAAACACCGATACTTCTAAAAGTACAGCGGCTAATATTGAGCTGTTAAAAGAAAAAAATACCTTTACTATAGTTACGGGGCATCAGTTAAATCTTTTTACGGGTCCGTTATACTTTTTATACAAGATTATCTCTACGATTAACTTGACGAAGCAGTTAAAGAAGGAATATCCAGATAGCAATTTTGTGCCTATTTATTGGATGGCTACAGAAGATCACGATTTTGACGAAATCAATTATTTTAATTTCAAGGGATTAAAATTTCAATGGAATAAAGAAGCATCTGGTGCTGTTGGGCATTTACCTACCGAAGGATTGGAAGAAGTTTTTGCATTATACTCTAAAACCATTGGCGACAGTAACAATGCCAAAAAGCTAAAAGAGTTGTTTGAAAACGCATATCTGAAACATGATAACCTAACAGATGCAACCCGGTTTTTGGCAAACGAAATTTTTAAGGACTACGGATTGGTTATTGTTGACGGTGATGATATCGACTTGAAAAAGACGCTAGTGCCGTACATGAAGAAAGATATTTTTGAGCAAACAGCGTTCGAAAAAGTATCAGAAACCATTAAAGAAATAGAAGAAATTTCATCTGATTATCCGGTGCAGGTAAATCCGAGAGAAATCAATTATTTCTATTTAAAAGAGGGTGTTCGCGAAAGAATAATAGAAAGTAAAGAGAAGTACATTGTAAATGAAACAAATATTTCTTTCACTAAAGAAGCGTTGATAGACGAGATGAATGCTCACCCAGAGCGCTTCTCGCCCAACGTAATCGCAAGACCATTATATCAAGAAGTGATATTACCAAACTTATGTTACATAGGCGGTGGGGGAGAGATTGCGTATTGGTTAGAATTGAAGGCGGCTTTTGAAGCAATGAATGTTCCTTTTCCAATTTTATTAGTTAGAAATTCTGCTTTAATTATTACAGAGAAACAAGCCGAAAAGTTAGAGCGAATGAATATTTCTAAGTCTGACATATTCTTAAAGCAAAACAGTCTTATCAATAAAAAGATTCGAGAAATATCTAATATCGACATCGATTTTTCTCCACAAAAGAA harbors:
- a CDS encoding DUF3999 domain-containing protein, producing MRLNNSFLTILAFLTISICFGQMNSYSKKIELKGIDSLWHNIELPNEVFEDVNSNLSDIRIYGITKNDTIEAPYLQKVSKAEDANSQISFNLFNSVNNSKGYFYTYEIPQKETINEILLNIEDPNFNWEITLEGSRHMKQWYTILEDYRILSINNDQTNYSFTTLKFPDASFRFYRVLIKSKDKPNIASVSIFKKAKKPAEYRNYDVQSFTVSQEDKKTIIDIDLKNRVPLNLLELTVDDKIDYYRSISIQYLVDSVKTEKGYYQNYSPLATKTLSSMEDNSFQLPGTLAQRLRVIILNNDNQALKISDVKLKGYLHTLTTRFTEPANYFLVYGKPYDNFPNYDISKTTISLPENITKLDFGSVVEIPKPEIETINPIFENKWWLWVIIGVVIALLGYFTIGMMKKEL
- a CDS encoding DUF2339 domain-containing protein — its product is MPNNQDQINNLMQKLELLLKKQQDFNIEVNEIRRDIQILRNTQAIKFNEDTTDQTTKPQEVSIEKEAAIIERAVEIETPAPTPIEFASVQEEPKTISEKKIKLPKGKSNLEKFIGENLINKIGILITVIGVGIGAKYSIENNLISPLTRIILGYLVGIGLLGFGFKLKAKYLSYSAVLVSGALAILYFLTYIAYDLYGLFPQMVAFGIMLLFTVFGVVAAISYNKQIIAHIGLVGAYAVPFLLSNDSGNVTALFSYIALINIGLLVISFKKYWKALYYVAFAFTWLIYGSWYSFSSYDEDFSIGFGFLTLFFTLFYATFLAFKLIKSEKFQVADIILIMLNSFIFYGFGIAWLYDYEGGEFYLGLFTLLNALIHFVITVIIFKRKLADRKLFFLTSGFVLTFITIAVPVQLDGNWVTLFWAFEAALLFWIGRTKKVKFYEYLSYILVCLAFLSLTMDWAASYSYMNTADEWSLLLNTTFMTSILCAAVFGFMNWIQIKFDTSKPSVAQKIMTFGIPALFVGTLYFAFFLEIEQYWNNSFQLSKIDISSTSGEYPEYNYNLKDLEDLWLTLYTMFFISVLSFINIIKIKNKVLGIVALGAALLATLLFLTNGLYTLSELRENYLSQQLSEFYNVGAYNIYMRYISFAFLAFLLLAIYKLAQQEYLKFNSKMPFEILMHTAIIWVTSSELLNWMDISGSEQSYKLGLSILWGVYALLLIALGIWKKKKYLRIGAIILFSITLIKLFFYDISSLNTISKTIVFVSLGVLLLIISFLYNKYKYIISDETEQ
- a CDS encoding DUF4177 domain-containing protein, with amino-acid sequence MKEYKVETLIFYSKLTFDRFHLAKSSNKEIQEKLDEYAKNGWRLVSTDTSNFGAAMYIYLYFEK
- a CDS encoding M14 family metallopeptidase is translated as MKLILRYALLFVPLLSLAQLKSPSEFLGYDLGTQFTRHHEVVDYYQYLAEAEPQRMTLIEYGKTNERRPLILATISTKENMQNLDSIREEHMKALNGEGSPDKAIVWLSYNVHGNESVSTEASMQTIYDLFTSKSSYLENTVVLIDPCINPDGRDRYVNWYNQFKNSPNQVDPNSKEHHENWWSGRSNHYMFDLNRDWAWLTQVESQQRLKQFNKWLPHVHVDFHEQGVNNPYYFAPAAEPFHEVITDFQREFQETIGKNHAKYFDENGWFYFTKEVFDLLYPSYGDTYPTYNGGIGMTYEQGGGGRGGLGITTSIGDTLTLKDRISHHLTTGLSTVEVASKNVSKLNDEFKKFYQNKNFKYKSYVLNGNPDKLEVLASLLDKHEIKYQAGTNSTVKGYSYTTGKTGSLKSTDQSLVISSNQPKSTLVKVLFEPMAKLSDSVTYDITAWSLPYAYGLDAIASESNFSGTSAAPKKPVLKNIDANKYAYLADWNSMKDAQFLAELLRNKIRVRYAHKPFTLDGISHERGTLIITKSDNKQLKNFNEILTTASTNHAKELISTNTGFVESGKDFGSGYVDVIQNLNIAVLSGEPTSTLRFGEIWNFFEQQLDYPISVLDEDYFARVDLAKYDILILPDGWGYNSFLSTSIKEKIKDWVKQGGKLIAMGGAIDGITASDKDFALKEKEIKKDSSNRIESFEISEREQIKSAITGAIFKATVDNTNPLAYGYSDTYFTLKLGSRSYNYLENGSAVYLSEGNNIPVSGFAGSEAKKKIAETLIFGTEDMGRGQVIYMVDNPLFRGFWENGKLFFANALFMVN
- the bshC gene encoding bacillithiol biosynthesis cysteine-adding enzyme BshC; the encoded protein is MDIDCLPLEKTGYFSKLICDYTAKDPKLNTLYNRFPDVDGFKGQIEEKGKHFTQAQRDVLYSSMQNQYRNTDTSKSTAANIELLKEKNTFTIVTGHQLNLFTGPLYFLYKIISTINLTKQLKKEYPDSNFVPIYWMATEDHDFDEINYFNFKGLKFQWNKEASGAVGHLPTEGLEEVFALYSKTIGDSNNAKKLKELFENAYLKHDNLTDATRFLANEIFKDYGLVIVDGDDIDLKKTLVPYMKKDIFEQTAFEKVSETIKEIEEISSDYPVQVNPREINYFYLKEGVRERIIESKEKYIVNETNISFTKEALIDEMNAHPERFSPNVIARPLYQEVILPNLCYIGGGGEIAYWLELKAAFEAMNVPFPILLVRNSALIITEKQAEKLERMNISKSDIFLKQNSLINKKIREISNIDIDFSPQKKLLEEQFKDLYALTEKTDKSFLGAVKAQEVKQKKGLDALEKRLLQAQKRKLKDHVVRMTELQNEMFPNLSLQERQLNFSEFYLAYGEDLVPMLFEALDPLDLSFTVITQK